GCCGCAGCGTTTGGTGCTGGCCGGCCACACCGACACCGTGCCGGTCAACGACAACGCCACGGCGCGGCGCGACGGCGACACGCTCTACGGGCTGGGCGCGTCCGACATGAAGAGCGGCCTCGCGGTGTTCGTCGAACTGGCCGCCGCGATCAGCCGCGGCGACGTCACCCCGGCGTGCGACCTCACCTTCGTGTTCTACGCGTGCGAAGAGGTCGCCCGCGAGCACAACGGGCTGCTCGAACTGTTCGCGTCGCGGCCGGATCTGACGGCGTGCGACGCCGCCATCCTCGGCGAGCCGACCGACGCCTGGATCGAGGCCGGCTGTCAGGGAGCGTTCTCCGTCGAGTTGACCTTCGTCGGGGCGCGGGCCCACAGCGCCCGGCCTTGGACCGGGGTCAACGCCATCCATCGCGCCGGCGTCGCCATCGACCGCGTGCGCGAGTGGCCCGGGCGCCAGCCGGTGATCGACGGCTGCGAGTACCGCGAGGCCATGCAGGTCGTGCTCGTCCATGGGGGCGTCGCCCGCAACGTCGTGCCTGACCACTGCGTCGTGACGATCAACCATCGCTTCGCCCCGGACCACTCGCTCGACGACGCCCGCGCGGCGGTGCGCGCCGTCGTCGGCGACGCCTTCGACGAAGGCAACGGTGACAGTTGGCACGAAATCGACGTGTCGATCGCCGCGCCGCCGGCGCTCGGTCACCCGCTGTTGAAGTCGCTCGTCGAGCGGTCCGGCCGGGCGCCGCGGGCCAAGCTCGGTTGGACCGACGTCGCCTTCTTCGCCGAACAGGCGATTCCGGCGGCCAACTTCGGCCCCGGTGACCCGCTGCTGGCCCACACGCAGGGCGAATTCGTCACCAAGAGCCAGCTGGACGCCGCCTGGAAGACGCTCGTCGGGGTCGTGGCCGCCGGGGCGTGATGTTTGCTGCGGCTCCTGCCGTGGCACGATGTTGCGATCATGCGGACCTCCCTGCGGCTCCTTGTCGCGCTCGCGCTCGCCCTCGCTGTGGCCGGTATGCGGCCGGCATCGGCGGCGGACGACCCGTATGGCAACCTCCAGTGGAACCTCAGCCAGATCCACGCACCGGCCGCTTGGCCGGTTTCGACGGGCGCCGGCGTCAAGATCGGCATCGTCGACTCGGGCGTCAACCGGAACCACGAGGATCTAGCCGGCAAGGTCGTCGCCGCGGCGACCTGCGTCGGGACATCGGGCAACGTGGACAAGTGCACTGGCGGCACCAACCCCGGCCCGAACGACGGTAACGACGTCAACGGCCACGGCACCCACGTCGCCGGCATCGCCGCCGCGGTCACGGGCAACGGGACCGGTGTCGCCGGTGTCGCTCCCGACGCCCAGCTCATCGTCGCCCGCGCCTTCGCGCCGTCGTCGGACGGCACCGAGCCCACGGCCAACCTCGACGACGTGAAGGCGGCGATCGAGTGGGTCGTCGCGCAGGGCGCCCAGATCGTGAACCTCAGCGTGGGCGTCGAGAGTTCCGGCGTGTGTCTGCTGTGCGGGTCGAACACGTCGAATCCACTCGGTCCCGTCGTCGAAGAAGCGTGGCAGC
This DNA window, taken from Acidimicrobiales bacterium, encodes the following:
- the dapE gene encoding succinyl-diaminopimelate desuccinylase, producing the protein MSEIPDLLQRTAELIDIPSVSHDEGAITEHLATFFGALDGFSVDRVGMNLVARTNLGKPQRLVLAGHTDTVPVNDNATARRDGDTLYGLGASDMKSGLAVFVELAAAISRGDVTPACDLTFVFYACEEVAREHNGLLELFASRPDLTACDAAILGEPTDAWIEAGCQGAFSVELTFVGARAHSARPWTGVNAIHRAGVAIDRVREWPGRQPVIDGCEYREAMQVVLVHGGVARNVVPDHCVVTINHRFAPDHSLDDARAAVRAVVGDAFDEGNGDSWHEIDVSIAAPPALGHPLLKSLVERSGRAPRAKLGWTDVAFFAEQAIPAANFGPGDPLLAHTQGEFVTKSQLDAAWKTLVGVVAAGA